A stretch of DNA from Solea solea chromosome 11, fSolSol10.1, whole genome shotgun sequence:
GTTTTACCCACGGAGGGAAGGACACTCAGTTCTGGGCAGGATGGTATGGAATTCGTGTTACTGACAGCTGTGTTGAGATATGTCCAGCAGAGGATAGATAGCTTCTTGGGCACCGTCTGATACCAACTGCCTGCCTTTACCTGGAACTGCCTCAGGTCATATTTGCCTTATATGATGTATAGTCATTTTACATATTCATGGGATGATGGAACAGCTATGATAAAACCTcccagtggagcagcagcataTTATGTTAAATGTAGTCGTTTCAGTTCCAAGACCAAAGGGCCATCATGTAATCCCTGAGAATAGGTCTTCCATGGCATTTGATTATGAAACAAGATGCCATGCACAGTATCAAAGCAGCTTTGAAGGAGGACAGGTTGGCTCTGATGTGTTTGCTTCTCAGCTGTAATCATTGAAGTCTGGTGAGAGAGTTGTGCGGGTACGAGTCCTGTATTACTTTAACACAACAAtgtttaaaattatatttaagcTCAAATGTGATGCTCTCTAATGCTATTGTAATGTAAACCCTTCAGAAATACGTAAGCCATGataacagaaaatgtttttttggactgCTCTGTAATATcagttgttaaaaatgtattgtgCAAATCAGATGTATACTTTGACTGTACTTTTCCGATACTTGTCCCTGTTTTGTCAAAAATAGTTATTACTAGCTAATAAACTATGTattcacaacagacaacatgTAGTATTTGAAGTGAGGTTTATTTGTAATACTGGTTTATTGTGATGTTCTATCACAAGCAGGATACAGTACAACTCTGATGTCAAATTGGACAAAAATCATACAGACCAAGAAACTTGTAATTTCCCTCGTTAATTTGAATTCATCGTCATGTCAGCTTCTTTCTCTGTCAGTAAAGCACACATTTCAGTCTTTTAAGTATATTTtcactatatatatacaaatcTAATTCAAGCCCTGACAAGTGGAAATAGAACTAGATCAGTCATCTTCACAGGTTCTTAAACTACATATATTATTAAGAACAGTCACTGTTGTTGTCATCTTTATGATGCTTCAGTGCAGCAGCAAGTAGCCCATGTTTAGTGGTTTTAAGCTGCAAATCTCAGGCAACACTCTGTTTTCACATCACCTTCCTGTGGACTCATCTTTTCAAAGATTTAATTGTGCTCAGTGAATGTAGTTAGTTAAACTGACAGTGACTATGTGTGAGAGATGACTTCCAATGGAATGTactctttaaaaagaaaaataaagaactcAAGCTCTATTTCCTAGCCATTTGTCATCAGTCATCAATTAATCAGGTTATCTTTGTGCAAACTCAATGGAGCATACCTTGTGTTACACGGGTAGTTCTGAGACCTTAGAGGAGACCATGTTCACATATCAACATTGTGTGTAACAGTGACTCTTACTCTTTCGAAAGTTGTGTCAATTCTTAAGGAAAAATCTGCACTTGGACTTCTCAAAGGATCTACATTGACTGACTGTGTgaggggagggagaaaaaaagcagacTTGACTAAAGGAATTCTTGTAAACCAGGGTTGAATATATGGTATAAATGAGATAAGGAAATTAAAATCGAGGAATAGTTGTGGGTTGCACTAATACAGAATATGAGCATTTCACTAACCCATCATTACAAGCTTATTTGTTTTACAGGGCACTTGGTTTATAAAACAGTCAGATCTGCTAAAATACCATGTCAAAGTCTTTTGCAACAGCACTTGGGTAAAAATAAACTAATGTGGTCAAACAAATATAACTGAATGGTGTTGCCTTCATTTTGTTGACATACTTCACATATTCAGTGCCCCAATTATGCCAGACCATTTctgtaaaattaaatattcaCCAACATCATCAAATGTTATCTAATTCAATCACAGACAACATGTATTTAGGCTAATTCAGTCAATATGTCATGACTCAACTTTAAATGTGCTGGTGTGGGAAACGTCTTCAATACTGTTAACCTGGATTTGGAAAGTGGTATGGAGAAGGCTGCGCTGGAACTTAGAGTAGGACACATTTACGTCTTTTCTTAGGTTCAGGAGGCTCCAGGGCAGCAAGTATTGCCTCATCAAACACATTCTTTAACCCTTTCTGTGGAAACAAAATACGAGTTTTCAATACAGAGCtttgttacaaataaaaaatgtacatattcGGGGAACTGACTGCCAAAGAAACTGAGGAGAAATGGAGCAGGACGATCAAAATGTTCCTTTATTCGAATGAACATATATCACTTTCCTCATGATCAAGTTGTCTGAGTAAAGTCAAAAGCCCATGGGAATTATTGATGCTgcagtagaaaaaaaataggTCATTACTGTCGTGAGACAGCATGTAGCTTAAATGCTTCGTGGAGCAAATTATcagagaaataaacaacaaactcaATCGTGTGCAGTTCCAGACTGACAAAAGAGAACTAAAGATTGGCACTTTTGTCATATTAGGCAGCATCGATAATTGTGACCAGGTTaagatgaaaagaaagcacaCATGAACAGAAGTGGTTAGGTTAATGGGCACAAAGTTTTCCAGTTTAAAAGAGCATCGTGGTTATTTTAGTAACatatccttctttttttttttacaatgagtAAGCAGCAGATGATTGAGAGGCAAAGCAAGATGCAAGAAGACATCAGAACAAACagcattttctctttctctgagtTTCAGGGGGTTCTAAAGCAGCTAGGATAGCCTCATCAAATACGTTCTTCAGTCCCCGCtacagaaagaggaaaagaagggaAGACAGGCACACAACAGAATTAGAATGGGTTTGTAGCTAAAAGCTGTTAGCAAGAGACAAGGCAGAGCATTTCCACCCTTGTCAGGAAACTGGCATTTAATCACATGCTTGCCACACTCACTGTTGTTTAATAAGGGGGACCTTACCTGTGTTAGAGCTGAGCACTCAACATATTTGACTGCCTTAAGGTCACGAGCCAGCTTTTCTGCCGTCTCGGGGGTGATAGGCTTCTGTTTGTTCTTGGCTAACTTCTCCACTGTGGAGGGGTCATCGCGCAGGTCGATCTGAGTGCCAACCAAGAGGAACGGGGTCTTGGGACAGTGGTGAGTTATTTCAGGAacccactaaaaaaaaaaacacacacaaggaaacaacATGATAttacatgaatgaaaaaaacattactgtactttctatttattttatattttaaatctttttttttttttaaactcctcAGGGACAGACAATTTCAATTCATCAGTGATTCACTCCATAGATCTATATTTTAGGTAAGTTTGTGTTATTTAGtttcatttattatgttttaatagCTTTCCTGGTTATCTGGCTAAAAATGCCTCCCAGTTTTCTAAGACAGTAGCAGCAGGGGGAAAAATATTTAACAGCACAATATGAGTCTGCGTCAAATACAGGTTCTTATGCGAGTAGTTTTGTTTAAATTTCCTCTGTATTATGTGcttagtttttgtttcatatagtttgttttcacaacagGTGGCTTCAAaggcttcatttattttttgttgcctttttcaGGAACATCAATTATAGTGTggcttttacttttttgacttcACTCCATGAACACACTGATTTGGTGTTATAACAGACACGTTACAAGCCTCTTTCatatttacaaagaaaacacaaggatGCATACCTTCAAAAGAAACAatgcagacaaaataaaacaaacttctGAGAGAATTTACCTGGCATCAAAGCTAAAAGTTTAAGTTTAACACGTTTTATTCCTGACATGAACTCAGCAATGACATCAAGAAAGAAGGCGGTGTCTCTCCCTACTACAAAACCAACTTATAGGATGTGACATTACGATTATTGTAGCTAAATGCACTGTATTCAGAGCCACAATTACCAGTTTCTCTAGAACACATTTCAGTCACACACTGGTGCACCAGCAGTCATTCCTAACATAGGGTTCAGTGTCTGGCCCAAGGACACAGACCTGGGAATGAACAACTGATTTTCACCTATCATATACCACCACTTTAGAAACCAAAGACTTTATAACCATCTGGTAAGATGTTCCCTCCTGACCCTCACAGGATTTTATTTGATACTTGTATCAATTAATCCTGACGATGAAGTATTATACTGATGCTGGTGTCAAGTACATTCAAACTACCTGCTGTTAGTCTGATGCTTGGCCAGCTAGGAATTAAAATACATAATTGACAGTTTAATACTGAACCTTAAACATCatatgtttaatttaatgaCAAAGTGGTCTCCTGAACTGCTGCAAAGTCCTCTAACAATGCCTAATATTTCATGTTGGAGTCCAATGAACATGACAGAATTTTTAGTTTATGTGTGGTCTGTTGGGAAGACCAAACTAACTCATTTGTTTtctataaataaaatttaatctTGGCCCTTTGTTTTCCAGTTTGTGTCAACTGATGAAAATTGCAGTTGTTGttctgtaaatgaaaacaagaacTTCCCATAAATATTTGTCTATATTCAGGATCAAGCTCAGGACTGGTATCAGTTCTTGGGGTACACTGTGTCATTTTCTTCGTGAAAATGTCAAACTCTTCTTTCATATAACAAGGGAattcatttaaattgaaaaGTACCAAAACAAGGCtctgcagcagcctgaatgTTAAATATTGGCTGCACCTGTCTCTTAAACACACAGTACTACACTCTAAACACATTGTCTCTTTAAAAGAAGCTCAGGGCTTGTATTTGTTGCTAGTTATTAAGAGTAGTGTGCAATATTTACttgtgaagttgcatgttgcaccTGAATAagcctcacccttcccttccaggTGTATTAAGAAAACCATGTAGTCTTCAATTAGCACATAGACTCAAAAGATATTTATTGTGTCCACTGTGGGCtcctgataaaaaataaaaggctcattctggggtaatgaaaacaATTCATACAGCAAGATGACTGTACacttaaattatatttaaaaatgattttatgttCTATTTCTGCCAAATGGATATCATTTCTCATATAAATTCAGACCTGGTATCAGTATCCACCCTGAGTGTTCCAATCATATGCTGACAGTACTACATTCTAGTCTGAATGAACTCTGCCTGAATGAATGTGCCCTGAATGCATCCTCAGATCTCATCACATAATCCACATTCAGAGGTGCTTGGGGATGCCACTGGCCACATTTCTAATTATGCATGAATGTAATCCGTACTCAGGATACATTTAAGGCCATGTCCAAAGCTGACATCCTTTTTACACAGAATTTTGCAGTTCTCAGCACgcacatgtatttatttgtactcactgccacaatattaactttaatCTAGCAGCCTGAGTAGAGCTTCGATTCATTCGGGTGCTCCAGACTGTTTTTATCTCTCTCTACATTTTACAAGTGACATAAACACCAACAACAGACATGTGTACAGTCAGACAAATacacatttcacacagaaaatgtgtatttacagCTCATGGATGTGAGATACGATCACATTAggacacaggagacacatccagGAATACCCGCTGTGAACAATTGTACGTAAAACTCTATACACTCAGGATAGATGTTGATACCAGGGGTGAACAGGGTTTAAATAAACTTTGTATActcaccttttctttaacattcTCAAATGAGGAAGGTGAAACAACTGAGAAGCAGACTAAGAAGACATCTGTCTGTGGGTAGCTTAGTGGTCGTAACCTATCATAATCCTCCTGACCTAAAGAgaaaaatcacatcacaaatgaacttaCCATGTGACAAAATATACATGGTgcttcattttgaaataaattaacTTACCTGCTGTATCAAATAATCCAAGAGTGTATGGTTCTCCTCCAATCATTACAGTTACTGCATAATTGTCAAACACCTATGAAGAGGAAAAACTGCATTCAGGAGTGCATTCCTTAGATTGTTAACTATTGTATGACTGTAATAGAAACACCAAACATACTTACTGTTGGTACATACTCAGAGGGGAATTTGTTGGTGGTGTATGAAATCAAGAGGCAAGTTTTTCCCACAGCTCCATCACCCACCACCACACATTTGATAGTCTGCATCTTTGCTTTCTGGTTCAGCTGGCAAACTCGTCAGCTGCACAGAAATGTAATAGTAAGTCAAATCGGTGTACAACATTAACACTGAAACAGGTTTAAGGTTAGGAAAGGGTCCACATTTAATTCAATGACGTAGACTGTCTGGGAAAGCAATGTTCAGGCATTAAGTAGTTAAGTGTCACACCCCACCACGACCATCAACATCGTCAACTGGATGCTAACGTTACCCTCAAGCTGATGCCTAGTCGCTCTTAATAAGATTACTCACTTTACGTAAAATTGAGCTAATGTAACAACAAATGATGTACTCTAACAatcccacacaaacaaaataaaacaacatgtgaATCGACTAGCAAACTACGCTACCGCATCGCTAGCAATCACTGGACAATACTAGCTAGTTAGTCCGTTAGCATCCAGGGGGCTAACGCCGACTTATAAACGGAGTTCCAAATAATGTAAACCGTGAAACACACGTCAAAATACCCATCTGCTAAAAAAccacataaatatatatcagAACATATTTGAGATACATACCAATGGGTCACAGTAACAAACGTTAGCTGTCTGTTTTGCCGGGCGTTGGCACCAGCGAGCAGCAACTTGGTTCAGCAACGTATGACCACTCTGAGCCCGACAAATACCGGATATCACCTCCAGAGTAAAACAAACATCCTGCGATGCAAAATCTGAAGCTGCGTGTTATTCAAGATAATGATCTTCGTAGAACCCCGAAAAGCTAAGATAAAATCTAAGGctgttaaattttttttttttctcttacacGTTCTTTAAATACGTTTACACTCACCTGTTTCCTTCTTAAGCTTTTAACTTGAAGGCCTACAGTCTGTGGGTGTGTTGGCGAGCTTCACGCAAATTGAGGCTGTAGAAGTGTGAATGACATCACCTCTTCAGTCTCTTCTGTCCCCCTGCATCCTCACCCGGATCTGAGCTCTGCCACAGAGTGGGTTGACACGGGGGTACCTGTTCATTATGTCCTCAGGAGAATTTGTCGATTTTATTTCACcagaaacacaaggaaacactCTGAATGCATCCTCAAGGAAAACActagaatagaacagaatggcctttgttgtcattatacagtgtacaacgagattgGAGGgccaataatatataatataatatggcCTATGAtctatagtataatataattttGTGAATCAGTCACTAGTTTCTGCAATGGAGGACTGGAATAATTTGCTCCTTCCTACTATCtacctatccatccatccatccatcgattTATTTAGAGTGGATTGGGACAGTAAGACAACAGTAACTAAATAATTACTCCTTAaagattatatttaaatgattaactTAACCCACCCAAAGATACAAATcgaataacaataaatacaggATATTCATCTGTCGTTCATATGTACAATTGtctgtaaagaaaaacaacaactggaaACCCCAGGACGCGTGGACAATGTTCTCGGAACATGTTcttttagttaaaaaaataataagaaaataaccataaccataaccttaaccaaaaTACAACCAAACAGGAACGTTGTGTGGAGACCACGGTGCAACCACAGCAGAATGTTTCAGTGTTTGGTTCCCTCAACGTTTAGTGAATGTCAGACTCCTGCCTAACCCTGAGGGAATGTTCTCTAAACGTTAGTTTTTGGTGTGGATGTAATATCTATTTAGTTAACCTAccttcatttgtctttttatatattattacatgACTCTGTTTTCGTGTATCAAGAACCAGTGGTTTCACTGGcacttgcttgcttgcttgctaTATTGAGTTACAAAAGTGCACATtcttaatgtttgttttattatttgtttgttgacacAGTCATGTTTTATGATTTGATCCTATTTTTCTTCCACCTTCTATTCCCCCACAAAGCAATATGCACTGACACCAAACAGCACATCATACAAACAAAGAGAATCCACCGTAGAGTCGCCCACCAACTGGTAAACAACGAGATAAACTTTGGATTAGACACATATCATTTTAGTGTACATGGCACAcaagtgttttcatgttttatgagTATGTTGTACAACAGTAGTATATACTCTTGTCGACTTCTCTGACCTTATGTCATCATGCGTCAGTGTCCATGTGGGAGTTGGTGTTAccactgtgggggaaaaaaaagcagcaaatacTTTTCTAAGAAATTGTGTCTGTATTAAAAACTATTACACTTTTAGTTTTACCATTATAACAGTCAGGCATTCCTCTTTTGATTAAATATAACATCCTGGTCTACTTATATGAAATGCATGGAGTACTTATAGATAGTATTTCAATCATACTGCAATTTTTAGTCACTTAAAATGATTGTACAGAGGGAAATAGGAATGTGTTTTGTTCAGGGGTTTACGTTAAAATCTCAGATTTCTCAAATTTCTCAATACAATACTAATTACTTAAATaaacctattttttttaaatagcttcCATGTCATGTGAGCAAATTACTCCATTATTAACAAAGtgctaaattaaaaacattgacCACAATAGACTAAAAGTTACCTGTGTGGGAAACAAGGAGCCTGACAGGAGTGTGGATGTTCAATCCACCCTTGGCAATGACACACCAGTACAAATCGTCATCACTGTCTTGGAGTCCAGTCATGGTTACAGTGAAGACTCCTGCCTCTTTATCGTCTGCAATGAAGCATCTGTCACTGGGTCGGTTCCTGGGTGTTTTCGCCACGATCTTACAGTAGACATACACTGGTCCTTTGCACCAGTACTTTGTGTTCTCTCTGAACTGTTGGTCATAATGACACTTGACCGTCACAGATCCTCCATGTGCTGCAGTTACCTCGTCTGGTGTGGACAGTCGATCTGAggccactgtgtgtttgttttgccagATGAGACCCAGAGCTACAGCATACAGATGAAAGAAAAGCCTCCACATGATGCCAGTCAATTAAAATATCtccattgttttaaaaatgactatGAAACTATAAGCCAGTGAACATTCCTGTGATCTTCAGCGTGGGTAAAACCAGAAAATGTGGAAACAAAATGCAACATTTAGAGGCTTCCTCTTACTTCCCACTTATGGTTAGGTTGTGCAAGATGATGCATGGTGACGCAAGAGCAACAAGTATTtcttgtgactgtgtgaacatcTTTTTTGACatggaaaataatttttttgtgtatCCTGTTCTACCGTGTGAACTACACTGAAGTGAGACCTGCCAGGGGAGTTTATTTACTTAAACAGCAGGTGGCACTAAAGACCAATATGTGAGAAGACATCATTTAATACATCTAAATTCATTTTTGCTTTCTCATATCATCAACCACATTGTGTCTAAGTCTAATCAGAATGATCAGAATTATCATAAAACATATTGAGATTCCAGTTTGCAGATGCCATATAAATTGCGtcacctccactgcatctgtaAGCTTCTTTGctttaatcgattaataattatGTAAGTGATGccactattattataataataaaatatgatgatttctgatttcttttgtgGACTTTTATATAAAGGAcattataaatgtttttcaaacatgtgttattttcatttttgactgaaatatTTTGCACAAAACTATCCAAATGACCAAAACTAGTCCTATACATGAAGATGTAGCAAAATCAGGGACAAATCAGGGCTCAGGCCTAATTAGTATAAATTATTTAATGGACTTTTGTTTCTTTGAACTTTTCGGTACAATTATTCACTTTGAGTTTAGTTCCTCTTGTGAGTTTGGGAGGAAAATAGACTGACGCTACAATGGCCTGACTCATGGGACTCTTGGGAAGTGGGATGTGGATcaaggacaaaaaaataaaaaaggagaagaagaaaatgaaaaataaaaaaacagaactggTGACACATAAAGAAACAAAGTATAAGACACAAGGAAGTCAATTGTGCAACACCCCAAAGCACAAGTCTGTTgttgagaggaagaaaaacaatgttttatctGCTAAATCGCTTGAAACTGAATAAAATCAACTGTATGCCTCGATATGGAACTGATCTAAGGAAGAGGTGTTAGCATGTTTCTTGCTGATAAAAGCACATATAATTAGTAAGTAAGAGATTTGATTAACACTTAATGAATGAAAGTTAGTTagttgagacaaaaaaaacacaagctctCCTTTCTAGTGAATTTAAAGCGTTACAGATTACTTTTTTCTAACTgaacataaaacataatttgCTAACTTTACTTTGAATAAACCTAATCAATTTAAGTGTGACCAGTTTAAGAAGGAATATTGGATAACATATCATTGGATTGATCAAAGTAATACATTTTTACTATGTATCCTCATTATAGATAGGTACATTattgtaacattaaaaacatcacagtttagAATGATcccaaacacacatctgtgacaACGCAACTTGTTAATTTAGTTGCATTAAAAGCACGTAACAGGCC
This window harbors:
- the LOC131468448 gene encoding cell division control protein 42 homolog isoform X1, whose protein sequence is MQTIKCVVVGDGAVGKTCLLISYTTNKFPSEYVPTVFDNYAVTVMIGGEPYTLGLFDTAGQEDYDRLRPLSYPQTDVFLVCFSVVSPSSFENVKEKWVPEITHHCPKTPFLLVGTQIDLRDDPSTVEKLAKNKQKPITPETAEKLARDLKAVKYVECSALTQKGLKNVFDEAILAALEPPEPKKRRKCVLL
- the LOC131468448 gene encoding cell division control protein 42 homolog isoform X2, whose product is MQTIKCVVVGDGAVGKTCLLISYTTNKFPSEYVPTVFDNYAVTVMIGGEPYTLGLFDTAGQEDYDRLRPLSYPQTDVFLVCFSVVSPSSFENVKEKWVPEITHHCPKTPFLLVGTQIDLRDDPSTVEKLAKNKQKPITPETAEKLARDLKAVKYVECSALTQRGLKNVFDEAILAALEPPETQRKRKCCLF
- the LOC131468449 gene encoding CMRF35-like molecule 1; its protein translation is MWRLFFHLYAVALGLIWQNKHTVASDRLSTPDEVTAAHGGSVTVKCHYDQQFRENTKYWCKGPVYVYCKIVAKTPRNRPSDRCFIADDKEAGVFTVTMTGLQDSDDDLYWCVIAKGGLNIHTPVRLLVSHTVVTPTPTWTLTHDDISWWATLRWILFVCMMCCLVSVHIALWGNRRWKKNRIKS